Proteins from a genomic interval of Rhodospirillaceae bacterium:
- a CDS encoding MFS transporter, with protein MQARAQIIIQLSSILGPAIGTILISRISFELIIVICTSIFFLNSFLLRKFFPNNNEDSTNQLQNKPKAQLRNLLQGFSIIYKSRALKCIILLTICLNIVEGLYLATMPALIVDIFNVEKDYVAITLSVAAIVSLVCLWTLPLILKKTSLNLLAVFSGLILVISALLIGLVTSVYSFIILFSLFMAARNGFTVWLRTKRLEFIPVNDVGKTIGIFLLLY; from the coding sequence TTGCAAGCAAGAGCTCAAATTATTATTCAACTCTCTTCAATCTTAGGGCCAGCTATAGGAACAATTTTGATATCGAGAATATCTTTCGAACTAATTATTGTTATATGTACAAGTATTTTCTTTCTTAATTCCTTTTTACTTAGAAAATTCTTTCCCAATAATAATGAAGATTCCACAAATCAGTTGCAAAATAAACCAAAGGCTCAACTACGCAATTTATTACAAGGATTTAGTATTATTTATAAGAGTCGCGCATTAAAATGTATAATTCTTTTAACAATATGCCTTAATATTGTAGAAGGGTTGTATTTAGCAACTATGCCCGCTCTCATTGTAGATATTTTTAATGTAGAAAAAGATTATGTTGCTATTACTTTATCAGTTGCTGCAATTGTTAGCCTGGTCTGTCTGTGGACCTTGCCATTAATTTTAAAAAAAACAAGTTTAAATCTGCTTGCAGTCTTTAGTGGACTTATTTTGGTTATCAGTGCTCTCTTAATAGGATTAGTCACCTCAGTATATTCATTTATCATTTTATTTTCATTGTTTATGGCAGCACGTAACGGTTTTACTGTATGGTTAAGAACAAAAAGATTAGAATTCATTCCTGTTAATGATGTAGGAAAAACCATAGGGATTTTTTTGCTGCTGTATTAG